In one Variovorax sp. V213 genomic region, the following are encoded:
- a CDS encoding TetR/AcrR family transcriptional regulator, with translation MNSIVRPRRKPMQSRAWMTSCAIQDAFVMLLADRGYEKISMREIAGLAGVGLGTLYLYFPGKESIAAVTIRRWMRKQAAILAQASKAPGPRTVEVAIRAMVQAYVRGLLGEVDEWRALLYLERRISSPASYREIYREFVDLFRAAFMASSDWPVGVDPLRTAFNAFSMVNAVVGQALLVQDVCPDAGELASDVECAVVGYIRSVQAQARRTGAMETCGPAPA, from the coding sequence ATGAATTCGATCGTCAGACCTCGCCGCAAGCCGATGCAGTCGCGCGCCTGGATGACCAGTTGCGCCATCCAGGATGCCTTCGTCATGCTGCTGGCCGATCGGGGCTACGAGAAGATCTCGATGCGCGAGATCGCGGGCCTCGCAGGCGTCGGCCTGGGCACCCTCTATCTGTACTTTCCCGGCAAGGAGTCGATTGCCGCGGTCACCATCCGCCGCTGGATGCGCAAGCAGGCCGCGATCCTGGCGCAGGCATCCAAGGCGCCGGGTCCGCGCACGGTCGAGGTGGCGATCCGGGCCATGGTGCAAGCGTATGTGCGAGGCCTGCTCGGGGAGGTCGACGAATGGCGGGCGTTGCTTTACCTCGAGCGCCGCATCTCGTCGCCCGCCAGCTACCGCGAGATCTACCGCGAATTCGTCGACCTGTTCCGTGCTGCCTTCATGGCGTCCTCCGACTGGCCGGTCGGGGTCGACCCGTTGCGCACCGCGTTCAATGCGTTCTCGATGGTCAATGCCGTCGTCGGGCAGGCGCTGCTGGTGCAGGACGTCTGCCCGGACGCGGGAGAACTGGCGAGCGACGTGGAGTGCGCGGTTGTCGGCTACATCCGGTCCGTACAGGCGCAGGCGCGTCGAACCGGCGCCATGGAGACATGCGGGCCGGCCCCGGCATGA
- a CDS encoding FAD-dependent oxidoreductase produces the protein MQRTDIANPAYFHKVVDCQYACPAHTPVPEYIRMIAQRRYSDAYMINWVSNVFPGILGRTCDRPCEPACRRGRVEQSNAKDPEPVAICRLKRVAADMKDDVRARMPELAPRNGKRVACVGAGPASLTVARDLAPLGYEVTVFDGDAKAGGFIRTQIPRFRLPESVIDEETGYILDLGVEFRGGERIDSMKALMAEGWDAIFVGCGAPRGRDLDLPGRQEAAASIHIGIDWLNSVSFGHVTRIGQRVIVLGGGNTAMDCCRSARRLGGTDVKVIVRSGFEEMKASPWEKEDAQHEGIPIINFHVPKAFVHEEGRLVGMRFEIVQAAYDDQGRRTLVPTGAPDACFECDEVLVAVGQENAFPWIERDCGLGFDKWGLPELDKNTFQSTVPNVFFGGDAAFGPKNIITAVAHGHEAAVSIDKLLRAEPVYVRPPPMTNLVSQKMGIHEWSYDNDTSNDLRYKVPWAKAEAALASIRVEVELGFDAATAFKEAERCLNCDVQTVFNETACIECDACVDICPMDCISFTANGPEAELRTRLKAPALNLAQDLYVSGGLKTGRVMVKDEDVCLHCGLCAERCPTGAWDMQKFLLKMTPAGQGVAQ, from the coding sequence TTGCAGCGAACCGACATAGCCAACCCGGCCTATTTCCACAAGGTCGTCGATTGCCAGTACGCCTGTCCGGCGCACACCCCCGTTCCTGAATACATCCGCATGATCGCGCAGCGCCGCTACAGCGACGCCTACATGATCAACTGGGTCTCCAACGTCTTTCCCGGCATCCTGGGGCGCACCTGCGACCGGCCTTGCGAGCCGGCCTGCCGGCGCGGGCGGGTCGAACAAAGCAATGCGAAGGATCCGGAGCCGGTGGCGATCTGCCGGCTCAAGCGCGTGGCGGCCGACATGAAGGACGACGTGCGCGCGCGCATGCCCGAGCTCGCGCCCAGGAACGGCAAGCGCGTCGCCTGCGTCGGCGCGGGACCCGCCTCGCTCACCGTCGCGCGCGACCTGGCGCCGCTGGGCTACGAAGTGACCGTGTTCGACGGCGATGCCAAGGCCGGCGGCTTCATCCGCACCCAGATCCCGCGCTTTCGGCTGCCGGAATCGGTGATCGACGAGGAGACGGGCTACATCCTGGATCTGGGCGTCGAATTCCGCGGCGGCGAGCGCATCGACTCGATGAAGGCGCTGATGGCCGAGGGGTGGGATGCGATCTTCGTGGGCTGCGGCGCGCCGCGCGGGCGCGACCTGGACCTTCCCGGCCGCCAGGAAGCGGCGGCCAGCATCCACATCGGCATCGATTGGCTCAATTCCGTCTCGTTCGGCCACGTCACGCGCATCGGCCAGCGCGTGATCGTGCTGGGCGGCGGGAACACCGCGATGGACTGCTGCCGATCGGCCCGCCGGCTGGGCGGCACCGACGTGAAGGTCATCGTGCGCAGCGGCTTCGAGGAAATGAAGGCGTCGCCCTGGGAGAAGGAAGACGCCCAGCACGAAGGCATTCCGATCATCAACTTCCATGTGCCCAAGGCCTTCGTCCACGAGGAGGGCAGGCTGGTGGGCATGCGCTTCGAGATCGTCCAGGCCGCATACGACGACCAGGGCCGCCGCACGCTGGTGCCCACCGGCGCGCCGGACGCCTGCTTCGAATGCGACGAGGTGCTGGTCGCGGTGGGCCAGGAAAACGCCTTTCCGTGGATCGAGCGCGATTGCGGCCTCGGCTTCGACAAATGGGGCCTTCCGGAGCTCGACAAGAACACCTTCCAGTCGACGGTGCCGAACGTGTTCTTTGGCGGCGACGCGGCCTTCGGCCCCAAGAACATCATCACGGCCGTGGCCCACGGCCACGAGGCCGCGGTGTCCATCGACAAGCTGCTGCGTGCCGAGCCGGTCTATGTTCGCCCCCCGCCCATGACCAATCTGGTGTCGCAGAAGATGGGCATTCACGAGTGGAGCTACGACAACGACACCTCCAACGACCTGCGCTACAAGGTGCCGTGGGCCAAGGCCGAGGCAGCGCTGGCCAGCATCCGCGTGGAGGTGGAACTGGGATTCGACGCCGCCACCGCCTTCAAGGAGGCCGAACGCTGCCTGAATTGCGACGTGCAGACCGTGTTCAACGAGACCGCCTGCATCGAGTGCGATGCCTGCGTGGACATCTGCCCCATGGACTGCATCAGCTTCACCGCCAACGGCCCGGAAGCCGAGCTGCGGACCCGGCTCAAGGCGCCGGCACTCAACCTGGCGCAGGACCTGTACGTGTCCGGCGGGCTCAAGACGGGCCGCGTGATGGTCAAGGACGAGGACGTCTGCCTGCACTGCGGCCTGTGCGCCGAGCGCTGTCCCACGGGGGCGTGGGACATGCAGAAGTTTTTGCTGAAAATGACGCCTGCGGGGCAGGGGGTGGCGCAATGA
- a CDS encoding 2-oxoacid:acceptor oxidoreductase subunit alpha, translating to MPQIEAVNDFVIKFANVNGSGSASANELFAKAILRMGVPVSPRNIFPSNIQGLPTWYEVRVTEEGHLGRRGGTDMMVAMNPQTWDADLAELEPGGYLFYDSTRPLPPSKFRSDIRVIGMPLTEICNAVYQDPRQRQLFKNIVYVGALAILLGIEPEVVEELFGEQYKGKEKLLASNVQALHLGCDFARENLREPLGLQVRRADRVGDRIFVDGNSAAALGCVYGGATVAAWYPITPSSSVAEAFQKYCAKFRVDPATGQQRFAIVQAEDELASIGMVVGAGWNGARAFTATSGPGISLMAEFIGLAYFAEIPVTLINVQRGGPSTGMPTRTQQADILSCAYASHGDTKHVLLFPEDPHECFEHAAAALDLADRLQTPVFLMTDLDIGMNQRLCAPFAWDDSKAYDRGKVMSAQELEAGRDFGRYKDVDGDGIPWRTLPGTHPTKGSYFTRGTTRDAYARYSERGPDYIYNMERLLKKFATAATLVPQPVQRPAARKTELGVIYFGSTSPAMHEALQALEERGIHLDALRLRAFPFPDSVVQFLAQHAQVFVVEQNRDAQMRSLLVNELDIDPARLVRVLHFDGTPITARFIVRSIDTHLQAQASGAAEPKEPA from the coding sequence ATCCCGCAGATCGAAGCGGTCAACGATTTCGTCATCAAGTTCGCCAACGTCAACGGCTCGGGCTCGGCCTCGGCCAACGAGCTGTTCGCCAAGGCCATCCTGCGCATGGGCGTGCCGGTGAGTCCGCGCAACATCTTCCCAAGCAATATCCAGGGCCTGCCGACCTGGTACGAGGTGCGCGTGACCGAAGAAGGCCACCTGGGGCGGCGCGGCGGCACCGACATGATGGTGGCGATGAACCCGCAGACCTGGGACGCCGACCTGGCCGAGCTGGAGCCGGGCGGCTATCTCTTCTACGACAGCACGCGGCCGCTGCCGCCGTCGAAATTCCGCAGCGACATCCGCGTCATCGGCATGCCGCTCACCGAGATCTGCAACGCCGTCTACCAGGACCCGCGCCAGCGCCAGCTGTTCAAGAACATCGTCTATGTGGGCGCTCTGGCCATCCTGCTCGGCATCGAGCCGGAAGTGGTCGAAGAGCTGTTCGGTGAACAGTACAAGGGCAAGGAAAAACTGCTGGCCTCCAACGTGCAGGCACTGCACCTGGGCTGCGACTTCGCGCGCGAGAACCTGCGCGAACCCCTGGGGCTCCAGGTGCGGCGTGCCGACCGGGTGGGCGACCGGATCTTCGTGGACGGCAACAGCGCCGCGGCGTTGGGCTGCGTGTATGGCGGCGCGACGGTCGCGGCCTGGTATCCGATCACGCCGTCGTCCTCGGTGGCCGAGGCCTTTCAGAAGTACTGCGCCAAATTCCGGGTCGACCCGGCCACCGGCCAGCAACGATTCGCCATCGTGCAGGCGGAAGACGAGCTCGCCTCGATCGGCATGGTGGTCGGCGCCGGCTGGAACGGCGCGCGGGCCTTCACCGCGACCTCGGGGCCGGGCATTTCGCTGATGGCCGAGTTCATCGGCCTGGCCTACTTTGCCGAGATTCCCGTCACGCTCATCAACGTGCAGCGCGGCGGCCCTTCCACCGGCATGCCGACGCGCACGCAGCAGGCCGACATCCTGTCCTGCGCCTACGCCTCGCACGGCGACACCAAGCACGTGCTGCTGTTTCCCGAGGATCCGCACGAGTGCTTCGAGCACGCGGCGGCCGCGCTGGACCTGGCCGACCGGCTGCAAACGCCGGTGTTCCTGATGACGGACCTGGACATCGGCATGAACCAGCGCCTGTGCGCGCCCTTTGCCTGGGACGACAGCAAGGCCTACGACCGCGGCAAGGTCATGAGCGCCCAAGAACTCGAGGCGGGCCGCGACTTCGGCCGCTACAAGGACGTGGACGGCGACGGCATCCCCTGGCGCACGCTGCCGGGCACGCATCCGACCAAGGGCAGCTACTTCACCCGCGGCACGACACGCGACGCCTACGCCCGCTATTCGGAGCGCGGGCCGGACTACATCTACAACATGGAGCGGCTGCTGAAGAAGTTCGCGACGGCTGCCACGCTGGTGCCGCAACCGGTGCAGCGCCCGGCCGCCCGAAAGACCGAGCTGGGCGTGATCTATTTCGGTTCGACCAGCCCGGCCATGCACGAGGCGCTGCAAGCGCTGGAAGAACGCGGTATCCACCTCGATGCGCTGCGGCTGCGCGCCTTTCCCTTCCCGGACAGCGTGGTGCAGTTCCTGGCGCAGCACGCGCAGGTGTTCGTGGTCGAGCAGAACCGCGACGCCCAGATGCGCAGCCTGCTGGTCAACGAGCTGGACATCGATCCCGCGCGGCTGGTCCGGGTGCTGCATTTCGACGGCACGCCCATCACGGCGCGCTTCATCGTCCGGTCCATCGACACGCACCTGCAGGCGCAAGCATCCGGCGCCGCCGAGCCGAAGGAGCCTGCATGA
- a CDS encoding 2-oxoacid:ferredoxin oxidoreductase subunit beta → MTYLAKPRLHHPTLATNKVGYTRRDYEGKISTLCAGCGHDSISAAIIEACWELDIEPHRVAKLSGIGCSSKTPDYFLGASHGFNTVHGRMPSVLTGANLANRDLLYLGVSGDGDSASIGLGQFAHAMRRGVRMAYIVENNGVYGLTKGQFSATADQGSKSKKGVVNTDSPVDLVAMALQLGASYVGRGFSGNKAQLVPLIKGAISHGGAAFIDVISPCVAFNNHPGSTKSYDYVREHNEAVSRIDFISGREEIAVDIEPGEVMDVRQHDGTLLRLRSLHPDYNPGDRYAAMAYMQRHQEMGEVVTGLLFVDPLATDLHTALNTCDRPLNALGPAELCPGAQALERLNASLR, encoded by the coding sequence ATGACCTACCTCGCCAAGCCCCGGCTGCATCACCCCACGCTGGCCACCAACAAGGTCGGCTACACGCGGCGCGACTACGAGGGCAAGATCTCCACGCTGTGCGCCGGCTGCGGGCACGACTCGATCTCCGCCGCCATCATCGAGGCCTGCTGGGAGCTGGACATCGAACCGCATCGCGTGGCCAAGCTCTCGGGCATCGGCTGCAGCTCGAAGACGCCGGATTATTTTCTGGGCGCGTCGCACGGCTTCAACACCGTGCACGGCCGCATGCCCAGCGTGCTGACCGGCGCCAACCTGGCCAACCGCGACCTGCTGTACCTGGGCGTCTCGGGCGACGGGGATTCGGCTTCCATCGGCCTGGGCCAGTTCGCCCACGCCATGCGGCGCGGCGTGCGCATGGCCTACATCGTGGAGAACAACGGGGTCTACGGCCTGACCAAGGGCCAGTTCTCCGCCACCGCCGACCAGGGCTCGAAGAGCAAGAAGGGCGTCGTCAACACCGACAGCCCCGTGGACCTCGTGGCCATGGCGCTGCAGCTGGGTGCCAGCTATGTGGGTCGGGGCTTTTCTGGTAACAAGGCGCAATTGGTGCCGCTCATCAAAGGGGCGATCAGCCATGGCGGGGCCGCCTTCATCGACGTGATCAGCCCCTGCGTCGCCTTCAACAACCACCCCGGCAGTACCAAGAGTTACGACTACGTGCGCGAGCACAACGAGGCGGTGAGCCGCATCGACTTCATCAGCGGGCGAGAGGAGATCGCCGTCGACATCGAGCCGGGCGAAGTGATGGACGTACGCCAGCACGACGGCACGCTGCTGCGCCTGCGCAGCCTGCATCCCGACTACAACCCCGGCGATCGCTACGCCGCCATGGCCTACATGCAACGGCACCAGGAGATGGGCGAGGTGGTGACCGGCCTGCTCTTCGTCGACCCGCTGGCCACCGACCTGCACACGGCGCTCAACACCTGCGACCGGCCGCTCAATGCGCTGGGGCCCGCCGAGCTGTGCCCGGGTGCCCAGGCCCTGGAACGGCTCAACGCCTCCTTGCGCTGA
- a CDS encoding CBS domain-containing protein has protein sequence MAERTVFQSISRKHVTSLGPQASARDAACVMTRANCGSVLIMELPDILLGILTERDLMTRVLARGLDADRTAVREVMTPNPICVPPETLVSDAVVLMLERGFRHLPLMAGTKILGVFSVRDALPRELGTAVSLTEFREQVNDALG, from the coding sequence ATGGCCGAGCGCACCGTTTTCCAATCCATCTCGCGCAAGCATGTGACCAGCCTGGGCCCGCAGGCCAGTGCGCGCGACGCCGCATGTGTGATGACGCGCGCGAATTGCGGCAGCGTGCTCATCATGGAGCTGCCCGACATCCTGCTGGGCATCCTGACCGAGCGCGACCTGATGACCCGCGTGCTGGCCCGGGGGCTCGACGCCGATCGCACCGCGGTGCGTGAAGTCATGACGCCCAACCCCATCTGCGTGCCGCCCGAAACGCTGGTGTCCGACGCCGTGGTGCTCATGCTCGAACGGGGCTTCCGCCATCTGCCATTGATGGCCGGAACAAAGATCCTCGGCGTGTTCTCTGTGCGTGACGCGCTGCCGCGGGAGCTCGGCACGGCGGTGAGCCTGACCGAATTCCGCGAGCAGGTGAATGACGCGCTGGGTTAG
- a CDS encoding OmpA family protein has translation MNPFRWVFAAVLAMLLLPNSALASKCSVAADVFFAPNSAAMDEESLEKLFEPIRKVQKSNTVLAFIASGHADKSEATGEQAKSLSLARAGEVAAQVVRRYPALANVVHIASHGSTQPVAADAYKNRRVEVEVVCVVPPPHFDKKGNPVM, from the coding sequence ATGAATCCTTTCCGCTGGGTCTTTGCCGCCGTCCTGGCAATGCTGCTGCTTCCAAATTCGGCCCTGGCTTCGAAATGCTCGGTGGCCGCTGACGTGTTCTTTGCTCCGAACAGTGCCGCCATGGATGAAGAGAGCCTCGAGAAGCTCTTCGAGCCCATCAGGAAAGTTCAGAAGAGCAACACTGTGCTCGCCTTCATTGCGTCTGGACATGCAGACAAATCAGAGGCTACCGGAGAGCAGGCGAAGTCGCTCTCCTTGGCAAGAGCCGGGGAGGTGGCTGCGCAGGTCGTGCGGCGCTACCCAGCGTTGGCCAACGTTGTGCACATCGCAAGCCACGGTTCAACCCAGCCAGTCGCAGCCGACGCCTACAAGAACCGAAGAGTGGAGGTTGAAGTGGTGTGCGTCGTGCCACCTCCACACTTTGACAAGAAGGGCAATCCAGTCATGTGA
- a CDS encoding isoprenylcysteine carboxylmethyltransferase family protein, with protein MDPLYKKAIAQGVAGMAVFVAFIFLPAGTWQYWQGWLFIGVFSVSTIAFTVYLALHDRPLLERRMNAGPQHEKEWPQKIIVSLIILAFFVFIILPPLDYRFGVSPVPAYLSLVGNIVIVLSFLFIFWVLKVNSYAAANISVADDQKVIDSGPYAYVRHPMYAGALWLFIGMPLALGSWLTICLVPLVLPVLLWRLLDEEKILRRDLPGYNEYASRVRYRLIPHVW; from the coding sequence ATGGATCCGCTGTACAAGAAAGCCATCGCGCAAGGGGTTGCGGGAATGGCCGTATTCGTTGCCTTCATTTTCTTGCCCGCGGGCACGTGGCAATACTGGCAGGGCTGGCTCTTTATCGGCGTCTTTTCCGTCTCGACCATCGCCTTCACCGTCTATCTCGCCCTCCACGACAGGCCGCTTCTCGAGCGCCGCATGAATGCCGGACCACAGCATGAGAAAGAGTGGCCACAGAAGATCATCGTGTCGCTCATCATCCTCGCGTTTTTTGTTTTTATCATCCTGCCCCCGCTCGATTACCGATTTGGCGTCTCGCCGGTTCCCGCATACCTGTCCCTTGTAGGGAACATCGTGATCGTCTTGTCCTTCCTCTTCATTTTCTGGGTGCTGAAGGTCAATAGTTATGCGGCAGCCAACATCAGCGTCGCGGATGACCAGAAGGTGATCGACAGCGGCCCCTACGCTTATGTGCGTCATCCCATGTACGCTGGCGCGCTCTGGCTCTTCATCGGCATGCCGCTGGCACTCGGCTCGTGGCTCACGATCTGTCTCGTCCCGCTCGTCCTGCCGGTGCTTTTATGGCGGCTTCTCGATGAGGAAAAGATCTTGCGCCGCGATCTTCCCGGCTACAACGAATACGCAAGCCGTGTGCGCTATCGCCTCATTCCGCATGTCTGGTAG
- a CDS encoding DinB family protein — MDGTLHHLFTFKAWANDQLLTALARLGDNSPITALAIKALSHTYVVDRIFAAHIRREAHAYPSANLSELPTLEALAADLRRSDQEYIDYVSTLDLSQLAERIDFAFTDGAPGRMSREEMLMHVVTHGTGHRGQVSAVMLLNSVPPAKDGFTTYLHEAQASTRRRIAA, encoded by the coding sequence ATGGACGGCACCTTGCACCATCTCTTCACATTCAAAGCTTGGGCAAACGACCAGCTATTGACGGCGCTTGCCCGGCTCGGCGACAACTCTCCAATCACTGCATTGGCCATCAAGGCTTTGAGCCACACGTATGTGGTCGACCGCATATTCGCCGCGCACATTAGACGAGAAGCTCACGCGTACCCTTCGGCCAACTTGAGTGAGTTGCCAACGCTTGAAGCTCTAGCCGCTGACCTCAGAAGAAGCGATCAGGAATACATCGACTATGTATCGACGCTCGATCTTTCCCAATTGGCCGAACGAATCGATTTCGCGTTCACTGACGGCGCACCGGGGCGTATGTCTCGCGAGGAGATGCTCATGCATGTCGTCACGCACGGAACAGGTCATCGTGGGCAGGTCAGCGCAGTGATGCTGCTCAATTCAGTTCCACCGGCCAAGGATGGCTTCACGACGTATCTGCATGAGGCGCAAGCGTCGACGAGAAGGCGGATTGCCGCTTGA
- a CDS encoding TetR/AcrR family transcriptional regulator, translating to MARRPVTKPRKIATQERSRATVDSLIEATARILVKDGFDKASTNRIAEVAGVSIGSLYQYFPSKEALVAAVIERHQHQIMQMVRRELAQVSTQSLDEAMRKFVAIAVEAHRLDPKLHRVLAEQIPRVGKLEKLETFSRENFSLFRAYLEGARDELGVDDLELASFVCVTTIEALTHNAVLHHSKVLADDRMETLIDEGARLVIGYLKG from the coding sequence ATGGCGCGAAGACCGGTCACCAAGCCCAGAAAAATCGCGACTCAGGAGCGATCGCGCGCGACTGTCGACAGCCTGATTGAGGCAACTGCTCGCATTCTGGTCAAGGACGGCTTCGACAAAGCGAGCACCAACCGCATTGCGGAAGTTGCGGGGGTGAGCATCGGCTCGCTCTATCAATATTTCCCGAGCAAGGAGGCACTCGTCGCCGCCGTGATTGAGCGCCACCAGCATCAGATCATGCAAATGGTCCGGCGCGAGTTGGCGCAGGTTTCGACCCAGTCGCTGGACGAGGCGATGCGCAAATTCGTCGCGATCGCGGTAGAAGCGCATCGTCTCGATCCAAAACTGCATCGAGTGCTCGCCGAGCAGATCCCGCGCGTGGGAAAGCTCGAGAAGCTGGAAACCTTCAGTCGTGAAAATTTCAGTCTGTTCAGAGCCTATCTCGAAGGAGCTCGGGACGAACTCGGCGTCGATGACCTCGAGCTCGCATCATTTGTATGTGTCACCACAATCGAGGCGTTGACGCATAACGCGGTCCTGCACCATTCCAAAGTGCTGGCCGACGATCGAATGGAAACGCTCATCGACGAGGGCGCGCGCCTCGTGATCGGATATCTCAAAGGCTAG
- a CDS encoding type II toxin-antitoxin system Phd/YefM family antitoxin, whose product MSLRASDIVPISEARARLTELAEDVVGSGSEKVLTKNGASYVALVDARRLDYYHALGSEHANLVLAEDAITGLRQALARQFVSVEELDRALGVASAP is encoded by the coding sequence ATGTCGTTGAGAGCATCAGATATTGTTCCCATCAGCGAAGCGCGCGCCCGGCTCACCGAGTTGGCCGAAGACGTGGTCGGCAGCGGCTCAGAGAAGGTGCTGACCAAGAACGGGGCGAGCTACGTTGCCTTGGTCGATGCGCGCCGGCTGGACTACTACCATGCCCTCGGGTCGGAGCACGCCAACCTTGTGCTGGCTGAAGACGCCATCACCGGCCTGCGGCAGGCCTTGGCACGACAATTCGTGTCTGTCGAGGAACTGGACCGGGCACTCGGCGTCGCATCGGCACCATGA